One genomic segment of Prochlorococcus marinus str. MIT 0919 includes these proteins:
- a CDS encoding DEAD/DEAH box helicase encodes MSRKSTEIDIPSSNKTLVTKKDILKEKKITNDEASKVSPKEGLSSKQENPLQGFNSFGFSDNLVETISKKGYLEPTPIQKAAFPELMLGRDLLGQAQTGTGKTAAFALPILERIKTQKGPPQVLVLTPTRELAMQVADSFRAYAEGNPDIKILAIYGGSDFRSQINSLRRGVQIVVGTPGRVMDHMRQGTFVQNQLECLVLDEADEMLRMGFIDDIEWILEQLPQERQMVFFSATMPSEIRRLSKRYLQNPAEITIKAKKQEAKLIRQRYILIQNSYKVEALKRVLETTVDAGVIIFARTKAITLRVAESLEALNHNVAVLNGDVPQNLRERTVERLRQGGVDILVATDVAARGLDVERIGLVINFDMPFDAEAYVHRIGRTGRAGRNGEAILFVSPRERSFINNLERAVGQSIEKMEVPKNEEINKHRINKIKLKLCKSSSNPRKSAEEREILEKLIDQLMEEMEASAKDIALGALNLAIGEAPLYTSEDESWINQTFSNRRYNERRDDRSNRSRRRNNLDSALTEKDKERYRLEVGYRDKVKPGNIVGAIANETGLKGNRIGRIQIFDNYSLVDLPKGMPEEIFKNLKSVKVMNRELKINLHS; translated from the coding sequence ATGTCACGCAAATCAACTGAGATAGATATACCAAGTTCTAACAAAACATTGGTTACTAAAAAAGATATCTTGAAAGAAAAAAAAATCACAAATGATGAGGCTTCAAAGGTTTCACCCAAAGAAGGTCTTTCAAGCAAACAAGAGAATCCTTTACAAGGTTTTAATAGCTTTGGCTTTAGCGACAATCTAGTAGAAACAATTTCAAAAAAAGGTTACCTAGAACCTACTCCTATTCAAAAGGCAGCGTTCCCAGAATTGATGCTTGGTCGTGATCTGCTAGGACAAGCACAAACTGGTACTGGTAAAACTGCCGCATTTGCTTTGCCAATTCTTGAAAGGATTAAAACGCAGAAAGGTCCTCCTCAAGTTTTAGTTTTAACACCGACACGTGAATTAGCTATGCAAGTTGCTGATTCATTTCGCGCGTATGCAGAAGGGAATCCTGATATCAAAATTTTAGCGATATATGGTGGGTCCGATTTTCGTTCACAAATAAATTCCTTAAGAAGAGGAGTTCAAATTGTAGTAGGTACACCTGGTCGAGTAATGGACCATATGCGACAAGGAACTTTTGTACAAAATCAATTGGAATGTTTAGTTCTTGATGAGGCAGATGAAATGTTGAGAATGGGCTTTATTGATGATATTGAATGGATTCTTGAACAATTACCGCAAGAGAGGCAAATGGTCTTCTTTTCTGCGACTATGCCTTCAGAAATAAGACGTCTGTCAAAAAGATATCTACAAAACCCAGCTGAAATTACAATTAAAGCGAAGAAACAAGAAGCTAAGTTAATTAGACAAAGGTATATCTTAATACAGAATAGCTATAAAGTAGAAGCATTAAAAAGGGTTCTAGAAACGACTGTTGACGCAGGTGTAATTATTTTTGCTAGGACCAAAGCAATAACTCTTAGAGTTGCAGAAAGCCTCGAAGCTCTTAATCATAACGTGGCAGTTCTTAATGGTGATGTTCCTCAAAATTTAAGAGAAAGGACTGTAGAAAGGCTACGCCAAGGAGGTGTGGATATACTTGTAGCAACAGACGTGGCTGCCAGAGGTTTGGATGTAGAGAGAATTGGTCTTGTAATTAACTTTGATATGCCCTTTGATGCTGAGGCTTATGTTCACCGTATTGGGAGGACTGGTCGAGCAGGTAGGAATGGCGAAGCCATCCTCTTTGTAAGCCCAAGGGAACGTTCATTTATAAACAATCTAGAGCGAGCTGTAGGACAAAGTATAGAGAAAATGGAAGTGCCAAAAAATGAAGAGATTAATAAACATCGAATCAATAAGATAAAACTAAAACTATGCAAATCTTCCTCTAACCCAAGAAAGTCAGCTGAAGAAAGAGAGATTTTAGAAAAGCTAATAGATCAATTAATGGAGGAAATGGAGGCTAGTGCAAAAGATATTGCATTAGGTGCTTTAAACCTTGCAATAGGGGAAGCACCTTTATACACAAGTGAAGATGAATCATGGATTAATCAGACATTTAGCAATCGTAGGTACAATGAAAGAAGAGATGATAGAAGCAACAGAAGTAGACGTAGAAATAATCTTGACTCTGCTTTGACAGAGAAGGACAAGGAGAGGTATAGACTTGAAGTCGGATATAGAGACAAAGTTAAACCAGGCAATATCGTAGGTGCTATAGCAAATGAAACGGGTCTAAAAGGTAATAGAATAGGGCGTATTCAAATATTTGATAATTATAGTCTTGTTGATCTGCCTAAAGGGATGCCAGAAGAAATTTTTAAAAATCTTAAATCTGTAAAGGTTATGAATAGGGAACTAAAAATAAATTTGCATAGTTAA
- the psbP gene encoding photosystem II reaction center PsbP — translation MPKFLKSFKQFLCSLLLISVLCACNSSSTAGLEAFQSSDGTYGFFYPTGWTRISVTGGPEVVFHDVINSDETLSLVVSDIENGLDLDSIGGPIQIGESLIEEVFASDGSGRQADLLQASRREERNHIFYDLEYTIHLPDRDRHELATVVVNRGALFTLAASTNETRWPKVKGIFERVITSFNFYSS, via the coding sequence ATGCCTAAATTTCTCAAGTCTTTCAAACAATTTTTATGCTCTTTACTTCTGATAAGTGTCTTATGTGCTTGTAACTCATCCTCAACAGCTGGATTAGAAGCATTTCAGAGCTCAGATGGAACCTATGGATTCTTTTATCCAACTGGCTGGACCCGTATATCAGTAACTGGCGGACCAGAGGTTGTTTTTCATGATGTGATTAATAGTGATGAAACTCTTAGTTTAGTCGTTTCTGATATTGAGAATGGACTGGATTTGGATAGTATTGGAGGCCCTATACAAATTGGAGAGAGTTTAATTGAAGAAGTTTTTGCTTCTGATGGATCTGGGAGACAAGCAGATTTGCTTCAGGCTTCAAGGAGAGAGGAGAGAAACCATATATTTTATGATCTTGAATACACTATCCATCTTCCTGATCGAGACCGACATGAGCTTGCCACAGTAGTTGTAAACCGTGGAGCATTATTTACATTGGCAGCCAGTACAAATGAGACTCGCTGGCCAAAGGTTAAAGGTATATTTGAACGTGTGATAACGTCATTTAATTTTTATAGTTCCTAA
- the recD gene encoding exodeoxyribonuclease V subunit alpha, whose protein sequence is MREEKQTQNLRSFSNAITKTLAKRMPTNSSLIHLEDVIYVLVEAINRGDIYTKLNQDRELLYKGKGWPNEHLKHLLNSGWIKEGIGPIVYKDNRISWYRWDYEMKSIIKDLIYRNKTIRNISEIESTAHTLKSRVEIKSAQDKAINSVITQNLVLLSGGPGTGKTTTIIKMLAKCISINPNARISLAAPTGKASRRIEGALFKYMENNDYEHKESLDNINCQTLHRLLEAQETKFGRNKNRLLELDVLVIDEMSMVDIYLMKGLLDALPQKCQLILVGDPYQLPSIGCGAIWKEIQSDQIIKEFKVAAVNLNKVYRNRGAIASLAEVLRNNELSSFWKEIQKLPEQSNVCISFHNKRLIPEFLIQKVTTYQQSLKSLASLISKELYNMSKQRSPSNERSESYLLDQLSSILDEFVVLCPRRLGPWGVRELNKAILGRCLERGVMHWPEGTPVICGENQPELGLSNGDVGLIVGSDSSKSLLFVVDIGQKGKSHNIIHPARLRKVDPAFALTIHKSQGSEAKEVVLLWPDDWQSSIHSITNNKNTNYEKSLIYTGITRARESLTLVLDQKNS, encoded by the coding sequence ATGAGAGAAGAAAAACAAACTCAAAATTTAAGAAGTTTTAGTAATGCAATTACTAAAACTTTAGCCAAAAGAATGCCCACAAATTCATCCCTGATACATCTAGAGGATGTTATTTATGTCCTTGTAGAAGCGATAAATCGAGGAGATATTTATACAAAATTGAACCAAGATAGAGAATTACTATATAAAGGGAAGGGATGGCCAAATGAACATTTAAAACACTTATTAAATAGTGGTTGGATAAAAGAGGGTATTGGTCCGATTGTTTATAAGGATAATCGTATAAGTTGGTATAGATGGGATTACGAAATGAAATCTATAATTAAAGATTTAATTTATAGGAATAAAACCATAAGGAATATTAGTGAAATTGAGAGCACTGCGCATACCTTAAAATCAAGAGTTGAGATTAAATCTGCACAAGATAAAGCAATTAATTCTGTAATTACTCAAAATCTTGTTCTTCTAAGTGGTGGACCAGGGACTGGCAAAACAACAACAATAATAAAAATGCTGGCCAAGTGTATATCAATAAACCCTAATGCGAGGATAAGTTTAGCAGCTCCAACCGGCAAGGCATCAAGAAGAATTGAAGGAGCGTTGTTTAAATATATGGAAAATAATGATTATGAACATAAAGAGAGTCTCGATAATATAAATTGTCAAACATTACACAGATTGCTAGAAGCGCAAGAAACAAAATTTGGTAGGAATAAAAATAGACTCCTTGAACTAGATGTATTAGTAATAGATGAAATGTCAATGGTTGATATATATTTAATGAAAGGCTTATTAGATGCTCTTCCCCAAAAGTGTCAATTAATATTAGTAGGAGACCCTTATCAACTCCCATCGATAGGCTGTGGTGCTATCTGGAAAGAAATACAATCTGATCAAATAATTAAAGAATTTAAAGTTGCAGCAGTAAATCTTAATAAAGTTTATCGAAACAGAGGCGCTATTGCCTCTCTAGCTGAGGTACTACGTAATAACGAGTTATCTAGTTTTTGGAAAGAAATCCAAAAGTTACCGGAACAATCAAATGTTTGTATAAGCTTCCATAACAAGAGATTAATTCCAGAATTTTTAATCCAAAAAGTGACAACTTACCAACAAAGCTTAAAGAGCTTAGCTTCTCTTATAAGCAAAGAATTATACAATATGTCGAAACAAAGGTCTCCTTCCAATGAGAGAAGTGAAAGTTATTTATTAGACCAGCTTTCATCTATTCTGGATGAATTTGTAGTTTTATGCCCAAGGAGATTAGGTCCTTGGGGAGTAAGGGAATTAAACAAAGCCATTCTAGGTAGATGCCTAGAAAGAGGTGTCATGCATTGGCCTGAAGGGACTCCTGTCATCTGTGGAGAAAATCAGCCTGAATTAGGACTCTCCAATGGTGATGTAGGCTTAATAGTTGGTTCAGATAGTTCAAAAAGTCTACTATTTGTAGTTGATATAGGACAAAAAGGAAAATCCCATAATATAATTCACCCAGCAAGGCTCAGGAAAGTTGACCCAGCATTTGCCTTGACAATTCATAAATCTCAGGGCAGTGAGGCAAAAGAAGTTGTATTACTTTGGCCGGATGATTGGCAGTCCTCAATTCATTCAATTACGAATAACAAAAACACAAATTATGAAAAAAGTCTTATTTACACAGGAATTACAAGAGCTAGAGAGAGCCTAACTCTTGTTCTCGACCAAAAAAATTCATAA
- a CDS encoding UvrD-helicase domain-containing protein has product MEFNPNTYPLTPGLRLLEASAGTGKTFSIAHLVLRLLTEGEHSIDNILVVSFTKATAAEIKSRISNRIISALHGLESIQAGDIPSKSDEVLREWLGKCSQNSDKCMYWANLLLEALANIEQSDITTIHGFCRRTLQREAIDNGNAIELKALTDEENKQLIIEIVCDYWEEHVLSLEPKHLQGIEEAGISIKSLAKNLMDIDQDQSLAFVVDDPKVDISKSLKTQFQESFHACWQNFVCNWKKDGMALEKSLQEVAKSYRGEGVKDTRPYTPNPRKNRCNEINEWILSFYKTKEDDVNNNEIFYKDIRAQKLIKDYYHPQNLYELEKKLSNSNSFTPSTLQESIADLWEKPAEIVWNHSLSYTFEKLKSIRHKRQVISYGEQLKLLDPESQDHKSKNKSILSKLRIKYKVILIDEFQDTDAIQWRIFREAFAKSSEHLLLMVGDPKQAIYKFRGGDLKTYLRAKEEVDRVDSLTTNYRATPELMDCLNNFMKNGLKYSKLIVPELISKRSKSKVEEYKKHCPIEILSIEHGDKKMANNSSYIPTKADVELKIPNIVTNKTLELITNTEHLVCPNDICILVSRHKQAEEIRDSLSKANIPSRLINQGDIFETEGGKNLQLFLDCLSTPSHIDRLKLLTCSKLMRWDAKKLAEASNAGEFDELVLKFINLSENFKHTGITGSLSSFLESSDIANIAERGRLLGDLYQCAHLVQEAVHSQGLDITGAARWLKHQRIKGSDLTSEERRPNSDIAEEAINVLTVHRSKGLQYKVVICPYLWESPSKPKGPLWRTDEKNKWVFSFKSGLDSHQKIYEKAVEDSIEEAERLAYVALTRAECKLIIFWSIATNQTDNPLKFFLFGPEANKSKIEDLTTENIQTTFRLHNLKFNVRPVRSQEISGKWSPSYENHNLSLGPRPKRSLDQTWGRHSYSSWVSTIEKEGGRKDYPKENEEGRDRDQQEGNIKGSFQDKAFPIELMKNKTNSWSKQGPLQHFPRGPIAGECLHRILERIDYTASVKNEHSVNIIKEELSRSRIDLSKIEIVQEGLERVLSTSLGGPLGDIKFRDLNTERRVNELSFDICLSSENKPILSSELVKVMTRNQGERYGIDYINSLKELNICSSGFLTGSIDLIFNDKDDISNSRWWLADWKSNWLGDFTEQGELSSCGSFHYSINSMEKEMVLHHYPLQANLYLVALHRFLKWRLPNYSPQKHLGGYIYVFLRGIPSDYELSMRSNKGNIPGLIIEEAKFKNIIELDQLLLGKAI; this is encoded by the coding sequence TTGGAATTCAACCCTAACACCTATCCATTAACTCCAGGCCTACGTCTACTAGAAGCAAGTGCAGGTACTGGCAAAACCTTTTCTATAGCTCACCTTGTCTTAAGGCTATTAACTGAGGGGGAGCATTCAATAGATAATATCTTAGTAGTTAGCTTTACCAAGGCGACAGCTGCAGAAATAAAGTCACGTATATCGAACAGAATAATTTCAGCTCTTCATGGACTTGAGTCTATACAGGCCGGAGATATTCCATCTAAAAGCGATGAGGTCCTTCGAGAATGGTTGGGAAAGTGCTCTCAAAATTCTGACAAATGTATGTATTGGGCAAACCTCTTATTAGAGGCTTTAGCTAACATTGAGCAATCAGATATTACGACCATTCACGGGTTCTGTAGGCGTACATTGCAAAGGGAGGCCATTGATAACGGTAATGCTATTGAGTTAAAGGCTTTAACAGATGAAGAAAACAAACAATTAATAATTGAAATAGTCTGCGATTATTGGGAAGAGCATGTATTGTCACTTGAGCCTAAACATCTTCAGGGAATTGAAGAAGCTGGCATAAGCATAAAGAGTTTAGCGAAAAATCTAATGGATATCGACCAAGATCAAAGTCTAGCGTTTGTAGTCGATGACCCCAAGGTTGATATATCAAAATCTCTAAAAACTCAATTCCAGGAAAGTTTTCATGCTTGCTGGCAAAATTTTGTATGTAATTGGAAGAAGGATGGAATGGCATTAGAAAAAAGCCTCCAAGAAGTAGCCAAATCATATAGAGGAGAAGGAGTTAAAGACACGAGACCATATACGCCAAACCCTAGAAAAAATAGATGTAATGAGATTAATGAATGGATACTGAGTTTCTATAAAACAAAAGAAGATGACGTAAATAATAATGAGATTTTCTACAAAGACATACGTGCTCAAAAATTAATAAAGGATTACTACCATCCACAGAATCTATATGAATTAGAAAAAAAACTAAGTAATAGTAATTCATTTACGCCATCTACACTTCAAGAGTCAATTGCAGACTTATGGGAAAAACCTGCAGAAATTGTTTGGAACCATTCTTTAAGTTATACATTTGAAAAGTTAAAGAGTATTAGGCATAAAAGACAAGTTATTAGCTATGGTGAACAGTTAAAGCTCCTAGACCCAGAGTCTCAAGATCATAAAAGTAAAAACAAATCGATTCTTAGTAAATTACGTATTAAATACAAAGTTATCTTAATTGATGAATTCCAAGATACAGATGCTATCCAATGGAGGATTTTTAGAGAAGCCTTTGCTAAAAGCTCTGAGCATCTCTTATTAATGGTAGGAGACCCTAAACAAGCAATTTATAAATTTAGAGGGGGTGATTTAAAAACATATTTACGAGCAAAGGAAGAAGTTGATAGAGTAGATTCTTTGACAACAAATTACAGAGCAACACCAGAGCTAATGGATTGCCTGAATAATTTCATGAAGAATGGTCTGAAATATTCGAAATTAATTGTTCCAGAGTTGATATCAAAAAGAAGTAAATCTAAAGTCGAAGAATATAAAAAACATTGCCCCATAGAGATATTATCAATTGAACACGGTGATAAGAAAATGGCGAATAATAGTAGCTATATACCTACTAAAGCGGATGTTGAATTAAAGATACCAAATATAGTGACTAACAAAACTCTTGAACTTATAACAAATACAGAACATCTAGTTTGTCCCAATGATATATGTATACTAGTTAGTCGTCATAAGCAAGCAGAAGAAATAAGGGATTCACTCTCTAAAGCAAATATTCCAAGCCGCCTAATAAATCAAGGCGATATTTTCGAAACTGAAGGGGGGAAAAACCTACAATTGTTCTTAGATTGTTTATCTACCCCTAGCCATATAGACCGGTTAAAACTTCTAACCTGTTCAAAACTAATGAGATGGGATGCTAAGAAATTAGCTGAAGCTAGCAATGCTGGAGAATTTGACGAATTGGTTCTTAAATTTATTAATTTATCAGAAAATTTTAAGCATACTGGCATTACTGGTTCTTTATCGAGTTTTCTAGAGAGCAGTGATATAGCTAACATTGCAGAAAGAGGTAGATTATTAGGGGATCTTTATCAGTGTGCTCATCTTGTTCAAGAAGCTGTTCATTCGCAAGGGCTTGACATAACCGGAGCTGCAAGATGGCTAAAGCATCAACGAATAAAAGGATCAGATCTAACATCTGAAGAACGTCGACCCAACAGCGACATTGCTGAGGAAGCTATTAATGTATTAACCGTTCATCGTAGTAAAGGTCTACAATATAAGGTAGTGATATGTCCGTATCTATGGGAAAGCCCTTCAAAACCCAAAGGGCCACTTTGGAGGACAGATGAAAAAAACAAATGGGTATTCTCCTTCAAGTCAGGATTAGACTCTCATCAAAAAATATATGAGAAAGCAGTTGAAGATTCCATTGAAGAAGCGGAAAGATTGGCTTATGTAGCTTTAACCCGTGCAGAATGCAAATTAATTATTTTTTGGAGTATAGCAACTAACCAAACTGATAATCCTTTAAAATTCTTTCTTTTTGGACCTGAAGCTAATAAATCAAAAATTGAAGACTTGACCACAGAGAATATACAAACAACATTCAGATTACACAATTTAAAATTTAATGTTCGCCCTGTAAGATCACAAGAAATTAGTGGTAAATGGTCTCCTTCTTATGAAAATCACAACTTAAGCTTAGGTCCAAGACCTAAGCGTAGCTTGGATCAAACATGGGGGAGACATAGCTATTCATCTTGGGTATCAACGATAGAAAAAGAAGGTGGTCGAAAAGACTACCCTAAAGAAAATGAGGAGGGGAGAGATAGAGATCAGCAAGAAGGCAACATCAAAGGTTCATTTCAAGACAAGGCATTTCCAATTGAGCTAATGAAAAATAAAACCAATAGTTGGTCGAAACAAGGTCCTTTACAACATTTTCCACGTGGCCCCATAGCAGGGGAATGTCTACACAGAATATTAGAACGAATAGACTATACAGCTTCAGTAAAAAATGAACATTCTGTCAATATTATAAAAGAAGAACTCAGTAGAAGCAGAATAGATTTATCTAAAATAGAGATTGTTCAGGAAGGACTTGAAAGAGTTCTGAGCACCTCTCTGGGAGGTCCTTTAGGAGATATAAAGTTTAGAGATTTAAATACGGAGCGAAGAGTAAATGAACTTTCATTTGACATTTGCTTGTCAAGTGAAAACAAACCTATTTTATCTAGTGAACTAGTAAAGGTAATGACACGCAATCAGGGTGAGAGATATGGTATTGACTACATTAATTCACTAAAGGAGTTAAACATCTGTAGCAGTGGCTTCTTAACAGGTTCTATTGATCTAATTTTCAACGATAAAGATGACATCAGTAATAGTCGTTGGTGGTTAGCAGATTGGAAAAGCAACTGGCTAGGTGATTTTACGGAGCAAGGTGAACTTTCTTCTTGTGGGTCATTTCATTACAGTATTAATTCAATGGAGAAGGAGATGGTTCTGCATCACTATCCACTTCAGGCAAATTTATACCTTGTAGCTTTGCATAGATTCTTAAAGTGGAGATTACCCAACTACTCACCACAAAAGCACCTTGGCGGTTATATCTACGTATTCCTAAGAGGCATTCCTAGTGATTATGAGCTGAGCATGAGATCTAACAAGGGAAATATTCCTGGTTTGATAATCGAAGAAGCCAAGTTTAAGAATATTATTGAACTTGACCAGCTTCTGCTAGGAAAAGCCATATGA
- a CDS encoding ABC transporter ATP-binding protein has protein sequence MNPTFKRHLFTLTRLLESQPKQKKLIMSAVSCSVLNKIFDLAPPVLIGISVDVIIREESSWIASLGYKSVPSQLTILAIVSFLIWSAESFFEYMYGLLWRNLAQTTQHNLRVKAYSHLQNLEMSFFENDNTGRLMTILNDDINQLERFLDHGANQILQLIVTVLLVGGAMAFLAPGVAIFSFIPIPVILLGSISFQKRLAPKYKDVRNKAGDLAARLSNNLGGMLTIKSFATESWELERVTRDSNLYQQSNRKAIKFSAAFIPLIRFAILFAFLAILIAGGYQAWEGKIAIGTYSFLVFITQRLLWPLTTLGNILDDYQRSMASTNRVLDLIDTPIAISSGLKRLKVQSIKGEIEFKNVNFNYQNRKPILKDFNLSIPAGSTIGIVGSTGSGKSTLVKLILRLYELNQGDIFIDGIAVNQVNLLDLRKSIALVSQEVYLFHGTVEENIAYGNKHANFDEINKASELSGAFEFIEQLPQGYKTIVGERGQRLSGGQRQRIALARAILKNAPILILDEATASVDNETEAAIQRSLNQITSNRTTLVIAHRLSTVKNADEIIVLEQGNIIERGNHQALLDQKGIYFDLWKVQAGY, from the coding sequence ATGAATCCTACTTTTAAACGACATTTATTCACATTAACAAGACTTCTAGAAAGTCAACCTAAACAAAAAAAATTAATAATGTCGGCTGTTTCATGTTCAGTCTTAAATAAAATCTTTGATCTAGCACCACCTGTTTTAATAGGTATATCTGTTGACGTAATTATTCGTGAAGAGTCATCTTGGATAGCAAGTCTAGGATACAAATCGGTTCCTTCCCAGTTAACTATTCTAGCTATAGTTTCATTTCTAATATGGTCTGCGGAATCATTTTTTGAATATATGTATGGGCTTCTGTGGAGAAATTTAGCTCAAACAACACAACATAATCTCCGTGTTAAAGCTTACAGCCATCTTCAAAATCTTGAGATGTCATTCTTTGAAAACGACAATACTGGGCGGTTAATGACGATACTTAACGACGATATAAACCAATTAGAAAGATTTTTAGATCATGGGGCAAACCAGATTTTGCAGTTAATAGTAACGGTATTGCTAGTTGGCGGGGCTATGGCATTTTTAGCACCTGGTGTTGCTATTTTCTCATTTATACCTATTCCTGTAATACTATTAGGATCGATAAGTTTTCAAAAAAGACTTGCTCCTAAATATAAAGATGTAAGAAATAAAGCGGGTGACTTGGCAGCTCGATTGAGCAATAATTTAGGTGGCATGTTAACAATTAAGAGCTTTGCAACAGAATCATGGGAACTAGAAAGGGTTACCCGTGATAGCAATTTATACCAACAAAGTAATAGAAAGGCGATAAAATTCTCTGCGGCATTCATACCATTAATTAGATTTGCAATTCTATTTGCATTCCTTGCAATACTTATAGCAGGTGGATATCAGGCATGGGAAGGAAAAATCGCTATTGGGACATACAGCTTCCTTGTATTTATTACACAAAGACTCCTTTGGCCATTAACAACTTTAGGTAATATTTTAGATGATTACCAGCGCTCTATGGCCTCAACTAATAGGGTTCTAGATCTCATTGATACGCCTATAGCCATATCTAGTGGCCTGAAAAGACTTAAAGTACAATCTATAAAAGGTGAGATTGAGTTTAAAAATGTTAATTTTAACTATCAGAATAGAAAACCAATTCTAAAAGATTTCAATTTAAGTATTCCTGCCGGTAGTACTATTGGAATTGTAGGATCAACAGGTTCTGGTAAAAGTACTTTAGTAAAGTTAATTTTAAGGCTTTATGAATTAAATCAAGGTGATATATTTATAGATGGAATTGCTGTAAATCAAGTCAATTTATTAGATCTCAGAAAATCTATCGCATTGGTAAGTCAAGAAGTTTATTTATTTCATGGGACAGTTGAAGAAAATATTGCCTATGGTAACAAACATGCAAACTTTGACGAAATAAACAAGGCTTCTGAGTTGTCAGGGGCATTTGAATTCATAGAGCAATTACCCCAAGGCTATAAAACAATCGTCGGAGAAAGAGGGCAAAGGTTATCTGGTGGTCAGCGGCAAAGAATTGCCTTGGCAAGGGCTATACTCAAAAATGCTCCAATACTTATTTTAGATGAAGCAACAGCTTCGGTAGACAATGAAACTGAGGCAGCAATTCAAAGGTCTCTAAATCAAATAACCTCAAACAGAACAACCTTAGTTATCGCGCATAGGCTAAGCACAGTTAAAAATGCAGATGAAATTATTGTTCTTGAGCAAGGAAACATAATAGAAAGAGGAAACCATCAAGCATTGTTAGACCAAAAAGGTATTTATTTCGATCTTTGGAAAGTACAAGCAGGGTATTGA